The sequence GCATAATCATAGAATACAATGGCTTCTGATTATTCTTACCTTCAGATGAAAACAGAGACTGTTTTTTCAAAGTCTGCAAGATAATTTTTATAATACATGAAGACATGTGGAAAAGCTCTTTCTGGGTGGAGAGAAAACACTGGGAAATCTCACAtacctaatttaaaaaaatggccactcttcttttaatattttcattttttaattttggaattaaattTAATCATGAGAATGGCAAAAATGTATGCTCATGAATAGTAATTAAATGTAGCATTTTTAGTGCCCAGAAACTAAAAAATGCATTACTTTTTGTTAaattctttcttatttattcttcaaattacttttttctttctaaagggTTTTTAATAAGCAGTCAACAAACAGCGTCCATACATCCCATGGTAACTTATCTCAATGCTCAGGAGATTTTCCTGCTCAGACATTAGACGATGTGGGAAGCCCAGTTTATCATCGTTCACAAAAGGTTAGAGAGAAGAGATCTTCCAGCAACACAGATATTCAAGGTAGTTCTTCATTTCTTTTGGAGCTGtctccaaataaataaatgttttttaaaagttaaaaaaaattattggtgTGTCTGAGTCAGAAATGTAACACTGAATGGCTAAAAATGTATTATAAAGTTCAAAGCCTATAAAACATTATGTACTTGAGCACAATAAGGACAAATGGAGAACTGCCTGTTCCTAGATCCTTTGACAAGAAAGGTGAAATACAATTCAAACAGCAAGTACTGTCAAATTCAGTGGACTAAATTCTTTCAATTAGCTCCATCAATTGaaaatccttttaatttttatattccaTGTTGATTGCAGGTCTTCTGCAAAAGCAGTTTTCAAGTTTCTGAAATGAATTTTCTTAGCTCCTGAAGCATTTACAGGAATATATGCCCTGTGGTTTTTTCACTGTATTGCATGTTTATGTAACTTGTgcaaatttttctgttttgagtATACTCATAGtttgtttttaactttaaaaaaagtaaaatttgtcTTTGACATTTGGAATTAGCAGACTTTCTTTCCAAAAGCAGTGCGAGGGCCACCACCATTCAGGTCGTGGTCAGTTGGCAACCAGAGTGGAGGAATGTGCAGTGACTCTGAAAGTGCTGGGGGAAGCAGTGAGTCCCGATCCATGGATTCTCCATCTGCCAGCCCAGGTACAGCTACCCTCACTGCCATACTGATCTGAAAtcttttccctgtgctgtttcACATTAGTGAAGACATCATTGTTAAATAAGCAAGTATTAAGCAGAGCATGTAATGAAAAATGAACAGATGTGTGGGACTGATACTTAACAGCTTCCTGAAAATTTTTCTCACCTGCTAGGGGATTTTAAACGACGACTTCCCCGAACACCTTCCACTGGGACTATGTCATCTGCAGATGATCTTGATGAAAGAGAGCCACCATCTCCTTCAGACTGTGGTAATGTTGTTTCTGTACCTGAAATCCCCAGAAGATGCTTTTCATTACAGtgtgtggcttttctttttaacaaggTGTGATTACCAACAGCATTGTTTTTCAATACAATATGCATCCACTCGAGGTtgagagatgaaaaataatgttgAAGTCATTTTAATGAAGTGGTGCAAATTTGTCTTTATATGTTTAGGTTACTGTATGGGCAACCATAGAACATTTCTAGTGTCTTCACCCTCTTGAGGTAAAGCAAATGATCGATCCACTAACTCTTCCCTCCAgacatttgcatttaaatttagCTCCATGGTGCTGAGTTATGTGAGATCACTTATAAACTTCAAATGAACAAATACATGGAGTTGATAAGTGgcaaattggaaaaaaattgatCAACATGTTTAGGGTAATAACTGAGATTTTCACCTTTTCAGCTAAGATAAATGAGTTCAGTAATGTCAGTCCCAGATTTGACCAGGGCATTTCTAATTTTCAAATGAGTTTTGACTGTATAACAACAATGTTGCTACAGGCATTGAAACCTGAATAACTGGATTATCAGAAATAGTTCTATGATATGTCTACAGTACTTgcaaactattttttaaatatttgtgccACTTGCTGAGTAAAGCCCTTAGGAAATTCTTTACCTAGTCCTAATTTCCTAAATGTATACTTTGCCTTCTAGGAATGAACCTGTGGTAAACAGTATTAATTGAGATCTAGACTTAAAGCATGGCAATGTGCTAATTAATGCAAGCTTTCACTTGGAGTGGTATTGTTTAATCAATGCTTGAGCATTTAAGAAGCTTTCTGGGCAATTAACTGAAATGTGCTAATTTTAAGTTACCTGTAAAACAAAGGGGTTTGGTTCGCAGAGTTGTTGATAGCATTTTAAGTAAATTGTCTGAAAAAACTGACACAAAAGCTATCAGTTGCTATTCTTTTTAGTTTTAGAATCctctagaaaatatttttatattacaaGAAACTCAGAATCagtggttttttaaattattaatttttgtgTGGCTTCTGCCATGAGTGTATGTTAATTCTCCCTTGCcgcaaaatattccttttttaagtatttcagaAACACTACAGGCCAAAACAAGCCATCTTTCATCCTCTAGTACAGGATTTCGAAATGTGTAAAATTAAACTTCCTTGAATTGTTGCCTGAGATGCAGGGCAGTTGGAGTTAAATATCCTAATATTTTCACATTGACACAATACAGGAGAAAATGGAATActtaaaaaggcagaaatgatTGTTTACTTCTGCTTTTACACTAGACTGTTTGATAGTTAATGTCTGTTATGTGAACTGCAGCATAGTTTTGCCTCTTTGTgattgaaatgttttttattattttgatagTTGCCATTACTTACAGACCTGTGTTCTGCAGCACAGTTCTAAAAAATCAGTAACTAACGTCCCAGTAGTAGATATTAAAATAACTATAACAGGGAAATTCTCTTCAGGTTTAAATGATCTCACATCTGAAACTGCAAATTCTCCAGGACCTTTTAGAAACGCTAATATGtccaaagcagcacagacacacaaactACGGAAGCTGAGAGCTCCATCTAAATGCAGAGAATGTGACGGCTTAGTGGTATTTCATGGAGCTGAATGCGAGGAGGTAAGTTGAAAATTAGTTTCAATTGCTGCTTGGGATCTATGTAAAGTTGGGAGCTTTGGAAACTTCAATTGTATTTCTACATAAAAATGGAGTTTGTGGCTTCTATAATCACCATGAACTTAAAGCAGAGGCACACCACACTaacaaatgttttgttttgctcacATATTGGGTGGCAAACAGCAGAAATACTTCTTATGGTGTCAGATTGTACGAAACCAtgtgcttttttgtttcttcccctGTAGTGTTCACTTGCATGCCATAAAAAATGTTTAGAGACTTTAGCTATTCAATGTGGGCACAAAAAACTTCATGGAAGGCTTCACTTATTTGGAGTGGAATTTGCCCAAGCTGCTAAAAATGTTCCTGATGGCATTCCTTTCATCATTAAAAAGTGTACCTCAGAAATTGAAAGCAGAGCACTGAATGTCAAGGTATGCTCAAGTTTGTTCATGTTTACATTTGACacaatcttaaaaaaaattatcttattattttaatgctgtCAGTATCATCTGTGTTTTACAATTTCCATTCAAATTGAAATAGAGTTGTGCTGGTCTCTTAATTTTAGGGTATCTATCGAGTGAATGGAGCCAAATCAAGAGTTGAAAAGCTTTGTCAAGCttttgaaaatggaaaggaTTTGGTCGAGCTCTCAGAACTCTATGCACATGATATCAGCAATGTTCTCAAGCTGTATCTCCGCCAGGTATGGAATTGAGAGGTTGGATGGAAAATGCAAGTCCTGCAGTATATTTCTTCAGTATAGTACAAAATAACCACCCCTTTTCAGCAATCCTACAGCAGATGATTAAACACATGCCTTGTGTAACTGCAGTGGCTTCATTTACACGTGGAGCCTGTAACAAGGGCTGGGAAAACTGCTGGGATTATAACATATATTCCACATGGATATTATGGCTTTTTTTTAGTACCATATGCATAACAAGCTTTTATTTGCCTACTCATAGAGTTTAATGTCTAAAACCTTTCTGATTAGTGAATTTGCCTGTCTTATGTGGAATTTAAAAGATACTCATGCCTTTTCATGCAGATAGATGCTGATATATTGCTGTTAAtacctcttaaaaaaaaattcttgaaacACTAATAGTGGTCATGGTGGAGAGATTATCcacctttttcttctaaaacagACCTTTGAAACTTCATGATTGAATGTTCTAAGACAGTTTTAATAtgtatgggaaaaaaatgaagctgagATGTTGCCCAGTGAAATGACTGAGTCACTCTGAAAAGTTATTAACCCTGAAAGGAATAATCCTTAGCTGCATGGTCCTGTCCTCTTCCTCACAGTGGCTGTCAGAGATGAGCATTCCAATCCTATGATCATCACCATTTagtgatttttgaaaaaatctttttttccttgaaatctTCTTATTTCAATAAATGGTGATAAATGCTCAGTCCTGGAGCTATTGTAGGAAAGGGGTAATAAATGATTTCTGGCTGtaggaagaagtttttttttgttagctgGGGATTGGATGTTAAAAAATTGGGGATTGAGCGAATGAACAAGGATTAAACAATGCCATAATCTAAGAAAAGATGCTAGACCAGAAAAAGttgaagaaaaacaggaaagaaaacagttaACATTCAGGTTTAAGtatatttctgaaatgtttataTTTCTTCAGCTTCCAGAGCCCTTGATTTTGTTTCGGCTTTACAATGAGTTCATTGGACTTGCAAAAGAAAGTCAGAACGCTAATGAGGAGTTGGATGCTAAACAAGCTAGCCCCAAAGCAAAGACAAGACAGTCACTCTGTATTGAACTGAATAGGATcatcattaaaattaaagatCTTCTGAAACAACTGCCTGGACCAAACTATAACACTCTTCAGTACCTTATTGGACACCTTCACaggtaagaaaataatttaaaggcAAACTGATGTTGAAAACTTAACTGCTTCAGGCTGCATGTTAGGAATCTCTTGTACTTTTATGATGACTGTTGAGGAAGAAGTCACATATACCTTGAAGACTGTTCTGTTGTGGAACTTTTTCCATATAATGAATTCCTAAGTGAGAGAAGAAtatgaaaggcaaaaaaagcagggaaagcatTGGCCTCCATTATTTTTGATTCTCTGCTAGCACTGTGGTCAGTAGTAATTAGTGTCACATACAGGGATCTAAATATGATTTAAATTGTCATGTAACAAAGATACGACAATGATTTGGTGGCTATTAACAGAAAATTGAAAGTTGTATCATGTCTCTTAATAGCCGTTCTTCAGTCACATTTCACTTCTCCTCCAAGTGGTAGTTTGTATGATGATGTACTGAACTGACGGTTGCctaaaaaaaaggatttttataaATACTGGGCTGTGTTATTACTTAGAATGAGAGACATTCTTTTCCACAACCCCAGAAATGCCAAATAGCCACAAATAAATTTAACAAATAGGACATAAAAACACTGTGTGGGAAGCTCAAGTCACTGTTAAATGTGGTCTGCACTGAAGATTCTGCCTGCCTACCAAACCCACTCAGTTTTTTTATTGtctcttttcctcttcagaCATAATATTTTAATACCAAACGTATTTCTGAAGTAATAAAACCCTCTAACTCTTGaggttttcttttggtttgtttattttttttccccctctttgtGCAGAGTTACAGAACAGtgtgatgaaaataaaatgtcagcCAGCAACCTTGGCATAATATTTGGTCCAACTCTGATCAGACCACGTCAAACTGATGCTACAGTTTCTTTGTCATCACTTGTGGACTACCCTTATCAGGCCCGGGTAGTGGAGCTGCTCATAACATACTATGAAAAGATATTTGATGTCTCATTGAAACCACTTCTGAGTGCTTCTTATTCAGCTATCACAGTTGGAGTTGCTTTATCAGCAGATGAGAGGGAGCCGCAGCAGCCGAGGAAATCGTTTGTTGCTGTAAAGGAAGTGAGTGATTCTTTTGCTGCCACAGTTTACCTGTGCCATATTAACTTCTGTGTTAAATTCTGGAGCATTCCAGAGCACATTTCTAATAAatctttgtgggtttttttaataaggatTGCCTTCTCTATTGAGTTCtcatttatttctgctctgaCTTTTGTTAGCAGGGTATTCAAATAGTTCCAAGTGAAAAAGCTTCAGAAACAGCTGCGCTGTTTTTGGAATCAAGGAATTCCAAGAATACAAAAGAAGAAGCAGATATCTCTGTAACTGGTTAGTATGCTGTTAACTCTGGGTGTGGGTGAATAAGGAGCCCTGGATGCATTAGATTATAGTGCATGGAACTCTGCAATATAGACAGAAGCAAGTGATAGAAACTGCTTGATATACTGTTTATTTCTGTAAGAACAGAGAATTATATCTTTCTAAAGGCTTTTAAGAAATCTGTGTTTATGGAATCAGAGCTTTAAGTATTTTGTAAGAGAATATAACAGTGGTTTggtttctcccttttttttaaagaaagctaATAAAACAAAGCCATAATTATGCTGTGACTATTGATTTCTGAAATCCACACTGTAAACTAATACCCAGCAATTTATATGTTTTGACCACTGTTCCCCCAAAATGTGTATCATTGCTACTCACTGGAACTAAACCAGAAAGCTTTGGAAAGAGTAGTTGTATGACAATTATCAGAGCATTTTTTATATCAGtactttgcttaaaaaaaaacaggtttcCTAACCTAATTTtaactctgaattttttttctgtttatctgCCTATGCTACTACAGGTGTTTGGTTTAATGTAGGTATGATTTCATGTACTTCATTTAGGAGTAACTATACATGTTCCCTTATAGTTGTACTGATTTTTATCTGATATTACCAGTTCAGTCATGTCCCGTGCATTAACAGTGCATCCTAAAACAtactaaaactgaaaatattcaggGATGGCAAAGCACGAGCCAAAGAGTGGAATGTCTctgtctgttttctctctggttACAGCTGTACAGTAGATGTTTTACTGCTAGTGAAATGTTTACATTTGGTGAGAGTAGGCCATTGTTAGTATGTATacaattcctaaaaaaaaaagcccattaAAATACTGACTACCAAGGTGTCATTGCAGTGTTGCTGGTTTCTCTTGGTGAAAAGATCAGTAACCTCTATTTGTGTTCCCAGGTGATGCTGTGAGTCCCACTTCAGAAAAAGACAATGATCCATTAATTTCTCTAGGTGAAGACCCATGTAAAAAGAACTCATTTCCTGTAAAACCCAACCGTCAGATTGCCAAAGTTCCATTGCGAGCTCCAAGGACAAAAGCAGCGTCTCGCCCTGTCAGCCTGCCTGTAGACCGAATACTTCCTCCATGTGTTCTGAATGAAAGAAATTCACGAAATGCAGGGGCAGTAAGTTCAGAGAAACTGGGTAGAAGCCCTACTATTGAAGAAGTCTCAGAGGTGAAGGCACTCCCTGCTGTTGATACCTCCTGCAGACTTCCTTGTTACGACACCCAGATGCTGCGAAAAACTTGGGACAAGCAGTACAAACAGTATGATAtcacagcaaggacagcaaTGATCATGACTAATGTGCCCCAGGAGATCCGAGCACTCGAGAGTGGAACTGCAGGTGCTTTATCATCATCATGCAACCTTGGAAACAATTCAGCTAATGCCATTCTTCCTAATAAGCCATATTCTGTTGTTGGGTCAGGAAggacagcagcagaagagaatgGTCCTGATGTTAATCCTCTTGCTGCCTTTAGGGCACCAAGAACATTGCAGCCACCCCCAGGGACATTTTATAAACCACCCTCTaacaaatcaaaagaaaatggagatgGTTCTTCTGCTAAAGCTTGTGCACCAGCCAGTGCTagctctgtgctcccccaggATAATACTGTGAAATTGGCTAGGAGCTCTGCACTTCCATCAGGTGATAttgaacaaaacacaaatgaacAGAAATCTAGCTCAGAGGATATTCACCCCACAGATCCGAAGCCTGCTTACCATAGACTGAGACCAAAAAGGATCCAAGAACTGGAACACAGGGAAGCTCATTTTGTATAGGGTGCAAATTCCTCTTGGACTATATGCAGTTTGTTGGTGTTGCCAGTGGAGGCTTCCTTTTGCCCCTTTATCCTTTGCCTTCCCTTGAGAATTCCACTTCTGTGCCATATTGgagttatttttatatatgcagcattttaaaaatggggGGAGGCCATGGGGAACTGTGAATTAAATAAAGTCAAACTTTTTGTAGTTCTAGCTTTCAATAAAGATGTAATACATTCCCAGTCTAGACACAGTTAATGGGTTCATTGAATAAGACAGAGCTTCATTTCATTGTGTGGAATGGAGTGCTTATTCATAGACAGCTATTTTTCTTAATAGATGTcataataaaaatggaaagctTAATGTTCACTGTCTAAGCATAAACCAAAGCTTGTGCTTTGCTCTGTAAAAgcatttgttcatttttctaaTCTGTGCAATTAAAGCTTTGCTCTTGAACAGGCTTACATACAGGCCAGCATGGCCATAATTATGTATCATATGTGTATATTTCAGGCAGACATGGTTATCTGTTGCCAGTTCTCTATGTTgtcactttaattttttatttttttttttgtacagcaAGGATGCACTTACTGGGCTTAACTATTCAGAAGCAGCAATCAATTCACATCTGGTTTCTTGTATAGCTTAGTGAGTGGGGCAAATGTGCACAGCCTGTTTCACTTGGGTGCCCTTCTGGACACACAGTTGCCGTGGTGCTGTCTTTCCCAGGTGAATGAAAAGGCAGTGATTTGCTTGCTATAGATCAGTTTTACCACTTAACCTGTGCAACTGAAATGAAGAGCTTTGTTTCCAAGTTTCTGTGAAACAgctaaaaataaccaaaaatcGGCGTTAGTAGGTGCATCTAATGGTTTTCACTTTGTATTAAATGGTTTTTATGTGTACACTGTGttatatttgctttaaaatatattaacgTGTTAACATTTCAGTGACTCTATGGCTTCTGTATCTGGATTTATTCTAACTTATTAAAATACAGATGTTTGGCTTTTGCAATAGTGTAGTACTCTCCTGCATCTGTCCTCTGGGGCTAGGGGATGGCATATTTTCTTTATGGGATTACAATTAGCATGACCCTTTCTTGCATACTATCCAGTTGTTTTAGCATGGTAATTTCTACTGCTGTAAGCACCAAAATGACTCTCGAATGGCAAAGATGAAGAATCACTTTCCTGTTTTTGCAACAGGAAATACACAGGACTTTAATACACCATTACCATTGCCAGTCTtcacaaaacacccaaaacagATCAAATCCCACACTCTGTTTGGTGGACatatctgatttttatttccagagttCACAGTGCTAGACTTCAATTCCTTGTTGCATTTCCACAGAAGCAGGACTTGCATTCTTGGCAAAGGCCACCCTGTCACTGGTGGTTCTGGCCATACTCAGGGTCATTTCTTTGGGGAGCTGAGTCTTACTACAGAAAAGCTAAAAGTCCCAGATGCTGTTGTCTGCCCAGACTGGTGTTAGGAACTGCAGAACAAAGTGGAAAGGCTTCTTGACATAGATGGGAATTTGTTCTCCTTTGACAATGGAGGAATggagtgtatatatatatcccACACAACTGGATAATGAATCATTAAAGAGAGTATAGCATAACTTCATGCACAGTTATGAAAGGATCAATATTGATTAGGACCACAAGATagcaaaataatttgtgaaTTACTTATTCATTGTCTCACTATATTTAGGTGTTTTTTCATGTCTAGCATTGGCTATGGTAATGGTTTGGGAAATTAAACTTCTTTTCAGCTAGTGTGATGGAGGGTCTCTAGGACTCCCCAGAGCAGGCTCCCAAGAGAGAATTACAACCCGTGAGAAACAGACAAACGTTTCTTAACCAGCTCACAATACCAGTTATTACTGGCATTGCCATATTCCTTTTTATGTAACATCTGCTTCCATATTTTGCTAGTCCGAAAGGTTTCTGCTCCGTTTAAGGTGTTTCCCCCAGCCGCAGGTGCCAGCGGGGAGAGCAGGGCCCGGTGCCTGTGGGTGGGGATCTGGAGCTGTTTTGCATACCCATGTTATTTTAGGGAAAACATCCATTTCAAAAGAAGATTTACATTGTCCCAGCTTTATAATGCCTTGAACTGTTTTAATGTAATACAAGCAAATTCCCATTTGGAAATGGGAACCTCATGAGCCTATGTGAGAGTTcggccgccgctgcccggcGCGGCTGCAGCGCAGGAGCGGCTGCGGGGCCGGGATTTATTCCCGAGCCTGCCCGGGGGCAGCGCGGGCTGCGGGGAGCCGGCGGCTTCGGGGCCGCTCTGTCACTTCTTAGTTTGTCAATTTTCGTAAACGTTTGCAGGGCGGTGTCACGGCCGTGTTGTTTTCGGGCCCGTACGCTGGGGCGCGCCCGCCCTGTGAGGGAGTGGGGTCTGGCGGCCGCCTGAGGGGGCGTGAGGGGGCGGCCGCGGCAGCGGGACCTTACGCCTGGCGGAAAAAACTTGGTTTCCTTTGGATTTGGAAATGTTTCGGCTGAACCctgttgtttcttttggttCAGGTGCAGATTTTCCTCGGTCTTGCTTTGAAATGGCTTCACTCCAATGGAACTGCAGCAATCCTacccacctgccccaggtgacAGGCTGTGGGGCTGCGCCAAGTGCCAGAACCCTGCAGCTTGAACTCTGAGGAGGAAACCTTTTGCTGCCAGATTTGTTTGGTAATTGCATTTTCTGAAGTCGTAATGCACTGCCTCATCCCTCTTAAAGCTTTGGCAGAGTACCGACTTCTGTAAGGCGCTGACCTAATTAGTCGTGACAGCTGTTTGTTTAGTAAGGCCCCTGATGCCACCAGAACTACCCTTCTAAAACTATCTTCTCAAATACAGGGTTTGTTCAGATCTGAAGAGATACAGAAATACCAACATCCTAGTAAGGCTTGATTGTGCTTGGGTAGGTCAAATTGGGTATTTGGGAGGATTTTTATTCACAAGTCTTTAAATTCTCAGATTGAGCTGTTCTGTATCAAGCAGGGGATTAAAACAATCTCCTTACAACAGAGCAGTGTTATTCTGCGAGTGCTAACTGCGTTTAAGATATGTGTTTCTTTGCTGCCAAGCTGAACATTCCTTCAGAAACCTTTCTCTTTCAGCAGTGCTCACACATGAGGTAAGCTTTTGTGGTAAGTTTTCAAGGTTTTTGTTGCTTCTGTGTAAGAAGTCTGTGTTTTGCTCGCAAATCCATGAACTCTTTAGTTTCCGTGTAGCAGAGGCCCGATGGCGCTAATCTGAAAGCTGACGTGAAGCACTCTGTGAAGGCAGTGCACATATGGCAATGCTGGTACCTTAGCTCAGAGCTGTTTGTACTTTTTGGGTGACTTTGCTACATACCACTGTGGCTCACCATACAGAGTGATCTCAGAGCACGTAAACTCAGTTCTGTTTGGGTGAAGCTAAGCTGGAACGTGTGCTTTAGCACCATacctgatgtgctgcagctctaATGCACCTTCAGTCTGTGCCTGGAGCTCATCTGAAGTAACCCTTAGGCAAATAGTGCATGGGTCCTTGGTCCTCAGCACCCACTGTTTCACTATAGAGCTGCTCTTATTGGGCCATCCCACTTGTCTATGTACATATAATATATTGGGAAAATGTTTCAACTTCCCATTAGTaaagggaggagggggagggacAAGGAATGTCTGATATTTACAAATGGTATTACTTAGAATATTAATGGAAATAAGTCTTACAGAAGGATTCTTTGGAGACAagcttttcagaataaaatgttcTATCTGCATGCCCATTTATATTcatagaaaaaggaaaattctttttctaatttAGAGATCCAAGGGACCCTTGAAAAGTGTTTCACTCACAGGTAGAAGAAAAAGCTATCCTACATCTTCCAGAATGTTAAATGTTTGAGGAAGGTGAATGCCAGGAAAATCCTCACTCCTCAGGCCTTATGCAGCTGGATGACAGAACAGTGTCTATATGAAGTAAGCTGAATTATGCCAGAAGTAGAAAACATGCCATGTATGTTTCCACTGCTTTGTGCTTGTTTATTCACTGATTGGGGTGATTAgcccactgctgggtttgcatAAGCATGGTATCTGTTTAAGATTCCACCTTTCTCTGTGTTTGACACAGTTTGTTCCTCTTTGTGGAACAGTCTGTTTGTGATTGTCTTTGATTCACAGAAATACACCTTTCAAACAGAAGTTCCGTGGGGCCTTTTCTTAGTCTCTCTGATTTTTATCATTTATTCCGGTTTGACAGAACTTCTCATTCTTGTCTTTCAGGTTACTCCTTACTTATTTCAGAGGGAGGCTTCTGAAATACATAGGAAACATCTAAAAGGCTTCAGCTTGGGTTTTCCCCAGTAGTTTGAGGTAGTTGGTTGCAAAACTTAGCTCAGAAAGCTCCAACCTGTGTTTGTGTAGTTTTCTTTCCACACACATAGATATACCTGTTTATTGACATAGGATACATTTATGCACACCCACTCCTACAATTAGTCTAGGCAAAATTGTGTTAGCATTAATTGTGTTAATGTTCTAGTGAGCCTTTCAAGGGACATGCTCTTCTATACGCATAAAAATGTCTCAAGGGTTACGAAATGGTTTGGGTGCATTGTTGAACATTACAAGTGCTGGCCCATGAGCACACCCTGTATACCTGAGTGTGCATATTTTCAAAGCTATCCTTTcaggtaatttaaaaattctattttacGGAAATATTTGCTTGTGGTACTGGAGAGATTACTGGGGAAGTTTTTAGAATTTACTGGACAAATAGCATTTAATCAGACTTGACTTTTTAGTCAAAAGGTAGGAATAAGCCTGGAAATAAGAAATCAAAATTCTGATACTTAAAACAGCTGTTAAAACTATGGCTTATGTGTGTGAGGTAAGGGGATATCACAACACACATGCCATGTGACCCCAAGTATTGCATGTAGGTGCTC is a genomic window of Oenanthe melanoleuca isolate GR-GAL-2019-014 chromosome 8, OMel1.0, whole genome shotgun sequence containing:
- the ARHGAP29 gene encoding rho GTPase-activating protein 29 isoform X2; translated protein: MLRQHGGSNKRGLGLARLSTSNFFSISTSANWGMGRSTKSSSLSSISSNSDCYDNPVVDPEYIMQLVNDVRKFADVLLYLKEAFLSEENHDGLHQVVHERLGELLRVLKAVINKHQTLNSVDILSAAGTVIAKVKAVNFKEVNEENKRELFSEIFSSIETLAFTFGNVVSDFLMGDVDNGSSLGLPVSRRSRSFENLSVESGGSLHERDDIQGHLRAEEVDSMLLRNDSGIESALSYAKAWSKYTKDVVAWVEKKLSLEVECAKNLAKMAETAKAVVGHQDYMPFQSIFINAFQNDIENSQLWQQTAAALQSNKFVQPLLGRKNELDRQRKDIKELWQREQKKMQELEAALRKAKLLYTQRQDEYEKAKSCTARAEEEHLSSSGSFVKDFSKQLEKKRRLEEEALQKAEEANEHYKASMAEVEEKRNYLESFKSDVLTQLRELIYQCDLTLKAATVNLFQLQHAQVVSLPVNCQSLCESAKLYDPGQQYSEFVKNLPKDGIPVESGCFETQSSQVDGVFNKQSTNSVHTSHGNLSQCSGDFPAQTLDDVGSPVYHRSQKVREKRSSSNTDIQAVRGPPPFRSWSVGNQSGGMCSDSESAGGSSESRSMDSPSASPGDFKRRLPRTPSTGTMSSADDLDEREPPSPSDCGLNDLTSETANSPGPFRNANMSKAAQTHKLRKLRAPSKCRECDGLVVFHGAECEECSLACHKKCLETLAIQCGHKKLHGRLHLFGVEFAQAAKNVPDGIPFIIKKCTSEIESRALNVKGIYRVNGAKSRVEKLCQAFENGKDLVELSELYAHDISNVLKLYLRQLPEPLILFRLYNEFIGLAKESQNANEELDAKQASPKAKTRQSLCIELNRIIIKIKDLLKQLPGPNYNTLQYLIGHLHRVTEQCDENKMSASNLGIIFGPTLIRPRQTDATVSLSSLVDYPYQARVVELLITYYEKIFDVSLKPLLSASYSAITVGVALSADEREPQQPRKSFVAVKEGIQIVPSEKASETAALFLESRNSKNTKEEADISVTGDAVSPTSEKDNDPLISLGEDPCKKNSFPVKPNRQIAKVPLRAPRTKAASRPVSLPVDRILPPCVLNERNSRNAGAVSSEKLGRSPTIEEVSEVKALPAVDTSCRLPCYDTQMLRKTWDKQYKQYDITARTAMIMTNVPQEIRALESGTAGALSSSCNLGNNSANAILPNKPYSVVGSGRTAAEENGPDVNPLAAFRAPRTLQPPPGTFYKPPSNKSKENGDGSSAKACAPASASSVLPQDNTVKLARSSALPSGDIEQNTNEQKSSSEDIHPTDPKPAYHRLRPKRIQELEHREAHFV
- the ARHGAP29 gene encoding rho GTPase-activating protein 29 isoform X1, yielding MLRQHGGSNKRGLGLARLSTSNFFSISTSANWGMGRSTKSSSLSSISSNSDCYDNPVVDPEYIMQLVNDVRKFADVLLYLKEAFLSEENHDGLHQVVHERLGELLRVLKAVINKHQTLNSVDILSAAGTVIAKVKAVNFKEVNEENKRELFSEIFSSIETLAFTFGNVVSDFLMGDVDNGSSLGLPVSRRSRSFENLSVESGGSLHERDDIQGHLRAEEVDSMLLRNDSGIESALSYAKAWSKYTKDVVAWVEKKLSLEVECAKNLAKMAETAKAVVGHQDYMPFQSIFINAFQNDIENSQLWQQTAAALQSNKFVQPLLGRKNELDRQRKDIKELWQREQKKMQELEAALRKAKLLYTQRQDEYEKAKSCTARAEEEHLSSSGSFVKDFSKQLEKKRRLEEEALQKAEEANEHYKASMAEVEEKRNYLESFKSDVLTQLRELIYQCDLTLKAATVNLFQLQHAQVVSLPVNCQSLCESAKLYDPGQQYSEFVKNLPKDGIPVESGCFETQSSQVDGVFNKQSTNSVHTSHGNLSQCSGDFPAQTLDDVGSPVYHRSQKVREKRSSSNTDIQAVRGPPPFRSWSVGNQSGGMCSDSESAGGSSESRSMDSPSASPGDFKRRLPRTPSTGTMSSADDLDEREPPSPSDCGLNDLTSETANSPGPFRNANMSKAAQTHKLRKLRAPSKCRECDGLVVFHGAECEECSLACHKKCLETLAIQCGHKKLHGRLHLFGVEFAQAAKNVPDGIPFIIKKCTSEIESRALNVKGIYRVNGAKSRVEKLCQAFENGKDLVELSELYAHDISNVLKLYLRQLPEPLILFRLYNEFIGLAKESQNANEELDAKQASPKAKTRQSLCIELNRIIIKIKDLLKQLPGPNYNTLQYLIGHLHRVTEQCDENKMSASNLGIIFGPTLIRPRQTDATVSLSSLVDYPYQARVVELLITYYEKIFDVSLKPLLSASYSAITVGVALSADEREPQQPRKSFVAVKEQGIQIVPSEKASETAALFLESRNSKNTKEEADISVTGDAVSPTSEKDNDPLISLGEDPCKKNSFPVKPNRQIAKVPLRAPRTKAASRPVSLPVDRILPPCVLNERNSRNAGAVSSEKLGRSPTIEEVSEVKALPAVDTSCRLPCYDTQMLRKTWDKQYKQYDITARTAMIMTNVPQEIRALESGTAGALSSSCNLGNNSANAILPNKPYSVVGSGRTAAEENGPDVNPLAAFRAPRTLQPPPGTFYKPPSNKSKENGDGSSAKACAPASASSVLPQDNTVKLARSSALPSGDIEQNTNEQKSSSEDIHPTDPKPAYHRLRPKRIQELEHREAHFV